A genomic window from Thiomonas arsenitoxydans includes:
- a CDS encoding DUF1631 family protein — protein MLPSEIFQSCIDDAIARSDELMRSVVRQVIEALEQQAEAAGNGRDRQQFSDMSHALRQNEGRLIQAFVDRFHQVLDEEILGQKPVTPRELQLEALSLVDESDLEEGVEVSRLTHMLESEAQWEVRDLGARLDSLRAGEHAAPQTNPLRPEVFSKSLHHALGVVDLDAEERLGLLRAFGKGMSAALKDTYSLYNKRLAELQVEPAQYRQQRRAPARSAAATAVDEQALVNAAQTGAELHLEALQQLLAGRFATAPSGAPDGGQSGFAPSGFSPTGTAASGFGPSVFGQAYGLNPQLRDALDRLLLTDRLGLREVNWRDEPAASAATVNLIEQHRQSLYEVANRPLERLTIDVVSLLFDHILADPKLLPAVKAQLARLQIPVLRLGLRDASLFSSRNHPTRKLLNRVAEYSAGFSSVEEPAAQRFLPFLSRMVEAVVNAEEDDATVFEQQLADLQRHIAESAAAVEQQQADAVDALRRAEFRSLLHGALYRHLHEVFARLHTHPQLREFMLEHWSTVLAESVLRFGEDAEVTQTYKQTASDLIWSVQPKTADADRKALLKLLPTLVQRLGQGLDLISLPTDKRQEFMSWLMDAQAQAIRGQGEAQQATSRDDALLLQREWSRLLHPQTNAAAAATMPEALVRNEEKLTSGLIEASDVPAESQPTAAEAADSQQGPASVPPGEPALLSPSALLSPSEVAGLIASLDIGTWVQLQIQGRNARAQLTWRSPQGLFYMFSSKVGGRAHSMTRRALERMAAQGLILPLEAQGLMDRAMQGVAEQLRERQSGESG, from the coding sequence ATGTTGCCTTCCGAAATTTTCCAGTCCTGCATCGATGACGCCATTGCCCGCTCGGACGAGTTGATGCGCTCGGTCGTGCGCCAGGTCATCGAGGCGCTGGAACAGCAGGCCGAAGCGGCAGGCAACGGGCGGGATCGGCAGCAGTTCTCCGACATGAGTCACGCGCTGCGGCAGAACGAAGGCCGACTGATCCAGGCCTTCGTCGACCGCTTTCATCAAGTGCTCGACGAAGAAATTCTCGGCCAGAAGCCGGTCACGCCGCGAGAACTGCAGCTCGAAGCGCTCAGTCTGGTCGATGAATCCGATCTCGAAGAAGGCGTGGAAGTCTCGCGCCTCACGCACATGCTCGAATCCGAAGCCCAGTGGGAGGTGCGCGATCTAGGCGCGCGGCTCGACAGCCTGCGCGCGGGCGAACACGCCGCGCCGCAGACCAACCCGCTGCGGCCCGAGGTGTTCAGCAAATCGCTGCACCACGCGCTCGGCGTGGTCGATCTCGACGCGGAAGAGCGCCTGGGGCTGCTGCGAGCTTTCGGCAAGGGCATGTCGGCCGCACTCAAAGACACTTACTCGCTCTACAACAAACGTCTGGCTGAACTGCAGGTCGAGCCCGCGCAATACCGTCAGCAGCGCCGCGCGCCCGCACGCAGCGCCGCCGCCACAGCGGTGGACGAGCAGGCGCTGGTCAACGCCGCGCAAACCGGCGCGGAGCTGCATCTGGAAGCCTTGCAGCAATTGCTCGCCGGGCGTTTCGCCACGGCGCCTTCGGGCGCGCCGGACGGTGGCCAAAGCGGCTTTGCGCCCTCCGGCTTCAGCCCGACCGGTACAGCCGCTTCGGGCTTCGGCCCCTCGGTGTTCGGTCAGGCCTATGGCCTCAACCCGCAGTTGCGCGATGCGCTCGACCGTCTGCTGCTGACCGACCGCCTGGGGCTGCGCGAGGTGAACTGGCGCGACGAGCCCGCCGCCTCCGCCGCGACGGTGAACCTCATCGAGCAGCATCGGCAAAGCCTCTACGAGGTCGCCAACCGGCCGCTGGAGCGGCTCACCATCGACGTGGTCTCGCTGCTGTTCGATCACATCCTGGCCGACCCCAAGCTGCTGCCTGCGGTCAAAGCTCAGTTGGCGCGGCTGCAAATCCCGGTGCTGCGTCTGGGTCTGCGGGACGCCAGCCTGTTTTCCTCGCGCAATCACCCGACGCGCAAACTGCTCAACCGCGTGGCCGAATACAGCGCGGGTTTTTCCAGCGTGGAAGAGCCCGCGGCCCAGCGCTTCCTGCCGTTTCTGTCGCGCATGGTCGAGGCCGTGGTCAACGCCGAGGAAGACGACGCCACGGTGTTCGAGCAACAACTCGCCGATCTGCAGCGCCATATCGCCGAGAGCGCCGCCGCGGTGGAGCAGCAACAGGCCGATGCGGTCGATGCCCTGCGCCGCGCCGAGTTCCGCAGCCTGCTGCACGGCGCGCTGTATCGGCATCTGCACGAAGTGTTCGCCCGGCTGCACACCCATCCCCAGTTGCGCGAGTTCATGCTCGAGCATTGGTCCACGGTGTTGGCCGAATCCGTGCTGCGCTTTGGGGAAGACGCCGAGGTCACCCAGACCTACAAGCAAACCGCCAGCGATCTGATCTGGAGCGTGCAGCCCAAGACCGCCGACGCGGATCGCAAGGCGCTGCTCAAACTGCTGCCTACGCTGGTGCAACGGCTGGGCCAAGGTCTCGACCTGATTTCCTTGCCCACCGACAAACGCCAGGAGTTCATGTCCTGGCTGATGGACGCCCAGGCGCAGGCCATACGCGGTCAGGGCGAGGCGCAGCAGGCCACCTCGCGCGACGACGCCCTGCTGCTGCAGCGCGAATGGTCGCGGCTGCTGCACCCGCAGACCAATGCGGCGGCCGCCGCCACCATGCCCGAAGCGCTGGTGCGCAACGAAGAAAAACTCACCAGCGGGCTGATCGAAGCCAGCGACGTGCCCGCCGAGTCACAACCCACCGCAGCGGAGGCGGCCGATTCGCAGCAAGGCCCGGCCAGCGTGCCGCCAGGCGAGCCTGCGCTGCTCTCGCCCTCCGCGCTGCTCTCACCCTCCGAAGTGGCGGGGCTGATCGCCTCGCTTGACATCGGCACCTGGGTGCAGTTGCAGATTCAGGGACGCAACGCCCGTGCGCAACTGACCTGGCGCAGTCCGCAAGGGCTGTTTTATATGTTCTCCAGCAAGGTGGGCGGCCGGGCGCATTCCATGACCCGCCGCGCGCTGGAGCGCATGGCCGCGCAGGGCCTCATCCTGCCGCTGGAAGCGCAGGGTCTGATGGATCGCGCCATGCAGGGCGTGGCCGAGCAATTGCGCGAACGACAGTCTGGCGAATCCGGCTGA
- a CDS encoding extracellular solute-binding protein translates to MHRRILLKLSLATAIGLGGMTVASAAEPVLSVAYAGSMGALMDKALGPAIAKQAKVQYQGQGAGAFGLAHLIAAKQINPDVFVSITPGPIEVLQKAGLIDTAVPVASTQMVIAYSDKSKFAADFKAAAAGKMPWYEVLQKPGIHFGRTDPAVDPQGRNIVFTMLLAQEFYKQPGLADKILGKVENEQQIFTEPSLLSRLESGQLDATSGYLSAVISHKLPYIKLPGEINLSDPGMIEKWYSKVHFDIKLPNGKTDTLSTQPLVFYAAVLKNAPNPKAGAAFVKLMTSAEGQALFKQYGYSAPKGGDLHPAH, encoded by the coding sequence ATGCATCGTCGTATTCTGTTGAAACTCTCCCTCGCAACCGCCATCGGCCTGGGCGGCATGACGGTCGCCTCGGCAGCCGAGCCGGTTTTGTCGGTGGCCTATGCCGGCTCGATGGGCGCCTTGATGGATAAGGCGCTCGGCCCGGCCATCGCCAAGCAGGCCAAGGTGCAGTATCAGGGTCAGGGCGCCGGTGCGTTCGGCCTGGCGCATCTGATCGCGGCCAAGCAGATCAACCCCGATGTGTTCGTCTCCATCACCCCCGGCCCTATCGAGGTGCTGCAAAAGGCCGGACTGATCGACACCGCCGTGCCGGTGGCCAGTACGCAGATGGTGATTGCCTACAGCGACAAGAGCAAGTTCGCCGCCGACTTCAAGGCCGCTGCCGCCGGGAAGATGCCCTGGTACGAAGTGCTGCAAAAGCCCGGCATCCACTTTGGCCGTACCGACCCCGCCGTCGACCCGCAAGGCCGCAATATCGTGTTCACCATGCTGCTGGCGCAAGAGTTTTACAAGCAGCCGGGACTGGCCGACAAAATTCTGGGCAAGGTCGAAAACGAGCAGCAAATTTTCACCGAACCCTCGCTGCTCTCGCGACTAGAGTCGGGCCAGCTCGACGCCACTTCGGGCTATTTGAGCGCGGTGATTTCGCACAAACTGCCCTACATCAAGCTGCCCGGAGAGATCAATCTCAGCGATCCCGGCATGATCGAAAAGTGGTACAGCAAGGTGCATTTCGACATCAAGCTCCCCAACGGCAAGACCGACACCCTGTCCACCCAGCCGCTGGTGTTTTATGCCGCGGTGCTGAAAAACGCGCCCAATCCCAAGGCGGGCGCGGCTTTCGTCAAGTTGATGACCAGCGCAGAGGGCCAGGCCTTGTTCAAACAATACGGCTATAGCGCTCCCAAGGGCGGCGATCTCCATCCGGCTCATTGA
- a CDS encoding ABC transporter permease translates to MTLTPLDTAAAPFFAPHAKQAPARRAWIVAGAGLAGLLFLSLPFAGLFISTPWQTLHLQQGDLGSLWVSVSYSLIAVALVVMFATPVAWWLARHDFRGKWIMEMLVLLPLLTPPLAMGLLLSMSYGPYSWIGQPLNHLGLSLTNTPSAFLLAQVYGSAPYFIVAARSAFEGVPRELEQISLTLGQSPWRTFWRITVPLSGLGLAAGVALAWVRALGEFGIVLIVAYYPQGIPVKLWVNLQDTGLPAVYPLLWLFFLIGLPLPLLLGALSRRGPRSG, encoded by the coding sequence ATGACCCTGACCCCGCTGGACACCGCCGCAGCCCCGTTCTTTGCGCCGCACGCCAAGCAGGCGCCCGCGCGACGCGCGTGGATCGTGGCGGGCGCCGGGCTGGCCGGGCTGCTGTTTCTCAGTCTGCCTTTCGCCGGGCTGTTCATCAGTACGCCGTGGCAGACGCTGCATCTGCAGCAAGGCGACCTGGGCTCGCTCTGGGTGTCGGTGAGCTACAGCCTGATCGCCGTGGCCCTCGTGGTGATGTTCGCCACGCCGGTGGCCTGGTGGCTGGCGCGGCACGACTTTCGCGGCAAGTGGATCATGGAGATGCTGGTGCTGCTGCCGCTGCTCACGCCGCCGCTGGCCATGGGCCTGTTGCTGTCGATGAGTTACGGGCCATACAGCTGGATCGGCCAGCCGCTGAATCATCTCGGCCTCAGTCTCACCAACACGCCCTCGGCCTTTTTGCTGGCGCAGGTGTATGGCAGCGCGCCGTATTTCATCGTCGCCGCGCGCTCGGCGTTTGAGGGTGTGCCGCGCGAGCTAGAGCAGATTTCGCTCACTCTGGGGCAGTCGCCCTGGCGCACTTTCTGGCGCATTACCGTGCCGCTTTCGGGGCTGGGTCTGGCCGCAGGGGTGGCGCTGGCCTGGGTGCGGGCATTGGGTGAGTTCGGCATTGTGCTGATCGTGGCGTATTACCCGCAGGGCATTCCGGTGAAGCTGTGGGTCAACCTGCAAGACACCGGCCTGCCCGCGGTGTACCCGCTGCTCTGGCTGTTCTTCCTCATCGGCCTGCCCCTGCCCCTGCTACTCGGCGCGCTGTCGCGGCGCGGGCCGCGCAGCGGCTGA
- a CDS encoding ABC transporter ATP-binding protein, whose translation MPSPASLHVNIQIRQPITLDVDFEVHGFTALLGSSGEGKSTVLKALAGLIPSQGPPFGALPPQRRPVGYLPQGYALFPHLRAWENVAYALGGALGSQRQAAVKLLQSVGLAQQTELRPAQLSGGQQQRVALARALARQPQVLLLDEPTSALDASTRDDIMAELVSRMHQLSMPALAATHDASLAAMSDWVVLLSGRQVIQQGPPAEVFAHPANQAAAALLGVRNRFTARVLRHAVERGLTLLQWEEGGLPLWAPLMASSEIGGLVDWAVSPDEVRLPPLKPGQSADLENPVSGQIEHLVVQGASATLAMRCGDARLWLRAPLRLIAHHGLRAGAPVVAHLRAEHLMCWPH comes from the coding sequence ATGCCCTCGCCCGCCAGCCTGCACGTCAATATCCAGATCCGCCAGCCGATCACGCTCGACGTCGATTTCGAGGTGCACGGCTTCACCGCTCTACTCGGCTCCAGCGGCGAAGGCAAGTCCACGGTGCTGAAGGCGCTGGCGGGGCTCATTCCCAGCCAGGGCCCGCCTTTCGGCGCCCTGCCGCCGCAGCGTCGGCCCGTGGGCTATCTTCCGCAGGGGTATGCGCTGTTTCCGCATTTGCGCGCCTGGGAGAACGTGGCCTATGCGCTGGGCGGGGCGCTGGGCTCTCAGCGGCAGGCGGCCGTCAAGTTATTGCAGTCGGTCGGGCTGGCGCAGCAGACCGAGCTGCGCCCCGCCCAGCTTTCGGGCGGACAGCAGCAGCGCGTGGCGCTGGCCCGGGCGCTGGCGCGGCAGCCGCAGGTGCTGCTGCTCGACGAGCCCACTTCGGCGCTCGATGCCAGCACCCGCGACGACATCATGGCCGAGCTGGTGTCGCGCATGCACCAGCTCTCCATGCCGGCGCTGGCCGCCACGCACGATGCCAGCCTGGCGGCCATGTCGGACTGGGTGGTGCTGCTCTCGGGTCGGCAGGTCATTCAGCAGGGGCCGCCTGCCGAGGTGTTCGCGCATCCGGCCAATCAGGCGGCTGCGGCGCTGCTGGGCGTGCGCAACCGCTTTACCGCGCGCGTGCTGCGCCACGCGGTTGAGCGCGGGTTAACGCTGTTGCAGTGGGAAGAAGGCGGGCTGCCGCTGTGGGCGCCCTTGATGGCGTCGAGCGAGATCGGCGGCTTGGTGGACTGGGCCGTGTCGCCCGACGAGGTGCGTCTGCCCCCGCTCAAACCGGGCCAGTCCGCCGATCTGGAAAACCCGGTCTCAGGTCAGATCGAGCACCTGGTGGTTCAGGGTGCGAGCGCGACTCTGGCCATGCGCTGCGGCGACGCCCGGCTGTGGCTGCGCGCCCCGCTGCGGCTGATTGCCCACCACGGCCTGCGCGCGGGCGCGCCCGTGGTGGCGCATCTTCGCGCCGAGCATCTGATGTGCTGGCCGCACTGA
- a CDS encoding winged helix-turn-helix domain-containing protein: MNENGTADDKAPLPPADTARVRLQIKQGTALGPGKAALLEALERTGSISAAGRALDMSYRRAWLLIHSVNQAYKEPLVEASKGGAGGGGAQLTPLGREVLSIYRRMERKALRAIQPDLDVLQKLLRE; encoded by the coding sequence ATGAACGAGAACGGCACAGCAGACGACAAAGCGCCCCTGCCACCCGCGGATACGGCGAGGGTGCGCTTGCAGATCAAACAAGGCACGGCGCTCGGGCCCGGCAAGGCCGCGCTGCTCGAAGCGCTGGAGCGCACTGGCTCGATTTCAGCCGCCGGGCGGGCGCTCGATATGAGTTATCGCCGCGCTTGGCTGCTGATTCACAGCGTCAATCAGGCTTACAAAGAACCGTTGGTCGAAGCCTCTAAGGGAGGCGCGGGCGGAGGCGGTGCGCAGCTCACCCCGTTGGGGCGCGAGGTGCTGTCGATCTACCGGCGCATGGAACGCAAGGCGCTCAGGGCCATCCAGCCCGACCTCGACGTGCTGCAAAAGCTGCTGCGCGAGTGA
- a CDS encoding TDT family transporter, translating into MSPWKPLNRLPSPIELVRQFTPNWFTVNMGTGITFLLLAQFPARIAGLHALAYGLFIADAAIFALFIGLFAARWLFFTQDAMPLLRHPVQSMFLGAIPMALIPLVNGLVLFHPGQPAAAELATHLWWIDAALSLLTGWLVPWYQFTAQDHSLERMTGVWLLPVVPAEVAASSAGYLAQHLPAAQAQALIVSGYALWGMSVPIALGILTVLYLRLALHKLPPKELGVSTWLSLGPIGTGAFALLTLGAAAPQAFADTVMAPVAALAGPLGVIGALILWGLGLWWLVTAIALTAIQVRRGLPFNLGWWGFTFPVGVYTAASLTLGLRTGMAFFTAFAATLIVALVAAWAVVAVRSAHGLWHGHLVQAPCLSCKPELPAKTA; encoded by the coding sequence ATGTCACCCTGGAAACCGCTCAACCGACTGCCCTCCCCCATCGAACTCGTGCGCCAATTCACGCCCAACTGGTTCACGGTGAACATGGGCACGGGCATCACCTTTTTGCTGCTGGCGCAGTTTCCGGCGCGCATCGCTGGCCTGCATGCCCTGGCTTATGGCCTGTTCATCGCCGATGCCGCCATTTTCGCGCTCTTTATAGGTCTTTTCGCAGCGCGTTGGCTATTTTTCACGCAGGACGCGATGCCGCTACTGCGCCATCCCGTGCAGTCGATGTTTTTGGGCGCCATCCCCATGGCGCTCATCCCGCTGGTCAACGGCCTGGTGCTGTTTCATCCGGGGCAACCCGCCGCCGCCGAGTTGGCCACCCACCTGTGGTGGATCGATGCCGCCCTGTCGCTACTCACCGGCTGGCTGGTGCCCTGGTATCAGTTCACCGCGCAGGATCACAGCCTGGAGCGCATGACGGGCGTGTGGCTGCTGCCGGTCGTGCCCGCCGAAGTGGCGGCGTCGAGTGCGGGCTATCTGGCGCAGCATCTGCCCGCCGCGCAGGCGCAGGCGCTGATCGTCTCGGGTTATGCCTTGTGGGGCATGTCGGTTCCGATTGCGCTGGGCATTCTCACCGTGCTGTATCTGCGGCTGGCGCTGCACAAACTGCCGCCCAAAGAACTCGGCGTCTCGACCTGGCTGAGTCTGGGGCCGATCGGCACGGGCGCTTTCGCGCTGCTCACCCTTGGCGCCGCAGCGCCGCAGGCTTTCGCAGACACGGTGATGGCGCCCGTGGCCGCGCTGGCAGGGCCGCTGGGCGTGATCGGCGCGCTGATTCTGTGGGGCCTGGGTCTGTGGTGGCTGGTGACGGCCATTGCGCTCACGGCCATTCAGGTCCGGCGCGGTTTGCCCTTCAACCTGGGCTGGTGGGGGTTCACCTTCCCCGTGGGCGTTTATACCGCCGCCAGCCTGACTCTGGGACTGCGCACCGGCATGGCCTTCTTCACCGCATTTGCCGCCACGCTGATCGTCGCGCTGGTGGCGGCCTGGGCCGTGGTGGCGGTGCGCAGCGCCCACGGTCTGTGGCACGGCCACCTGGTGCAGGCGCCTTGCCTGAGCTGCAAGCCGGAGCTGCCCGCAAAAACAGCGTAA